TGCCCACTTCTTCCGCGTGCGAAGGCCCTGAAAGCACCGCGAACTGAACCGGGCCTAACACCTGTTTTATGACGGCGGACATGGTCTTTAAAGTATCCTGTTCTATTCCCTTTGCCACGCTTACAAATATTTTTTTCTTATAATTAAGTTTTTTTATATTTAACGCCAGCGAGCGCATAACATGCGACGGCACCGCCAGGACAATCACTTCCGCGAAATCAACGGCGCGTTTTAAATCAGTTGTTATTTCAATGTTATCCGGTATTTTCACGCCCTTAAGAAATTTAACATTTTCCCTTTTCTGCTTAAGTTCTTCCGCGTAGGATGGGACAAATTCCCATATAAGCACTTCGTGCGCGTTTGAATGAAGTATAAGGGCCAGCGCCGTACCCCAGCCGCCCGCGCCTATTACGGATACCCTCATTTTTTTACCGCCTTCTTTTTATTTTCAGGCTTTGCAGGTTCTTCCTGCTTAGGCGTTTTTAATGTAAACTTATTTTCAGTGCCTTCCTGAAGCCTTTTAATATTTTCTTTATGTTTATAAACCACAAAAAACGCCGTGAAGAGGGCGAATACCAATACAAGGTTTAAAAAGCCGTTCTCTCCAAATATAAAAACAAACGCCGGCAGCAGAATTGCAGCCATAATGGAACCCAATGATATGTATTTAAACATCCATAAAAATACGGCAAAAGAAGCAACAGAACATATTACGGATATCGGCGCCAGCGCCAGAAAAACGCCAAGGCCGGTGGCCACTCCCTTTCCGCCTTTAAAATTAAGAAACAGCGTAAAAGTATGTCCCAGCACCGCGCACAAAGCGGCCAGTACCGGCAGAAACTGATACTGCGGGAATAATATCTTTACCGCGATAACC
This genomic interval from Candidatus Goldiibacteriota bacterium contains the following:
- the plsY gene encoding glycerol-3-phosphate 1-O-acyltransferase PlsY, with translation MIIIIVSAAAAYLMGSIPTGYLIVKGLKGIDIRSVGSGNIGATNVKRVLGIKWFFGVLFLDALKGFLPVIAVKILFPQYQFLPVLAALCAVLGHTFTLFLNFKGGKGVATGLGVFLALAPISVICSVASFAVFLWMFKYISLGSIMAAILLPAFVFIFGENGFLNLVLVFALFTAFFVVYKHKENIKRLQEGTENKFTLKTPKQEEPAKPENKKKAVKK